A single genomic interval of Oreochromis aureus strain Israel breed Guangdong linkage group 12, ZZ_aureus, whole genome shotgun sequence harbors:
- the LOC116317438 gene encoding uncharacterized protein LOC116317438, translated as MFLRCCLALLALSSLSGASDPGCEELIKPLEDRSKLLGKWIFYAATSDSEEQLKELKTVHSFWVEQTSIPDSEDMPSRFGRKADGKCYHGNVTATFLGNSSTDTYYYNSTSYEHIGKYLATCPDCMLWTDHSVSEIGGKTTKSRGFRIFTKTGTLEASHLEVIKKQAECLNFTLDLYFANTTDLCPYESEAVTDARRDEQ; from the exons ATGTTCCTTCGTTGTTGTCTGGCTTTGCTGGCTCTCTCTTCGCTCTCTGGTGCGTCTGATCCAGGCTGTGAAGAACTCATTAAGCCTCTGGAGGATCGTAGCAAG CTTTTGGGAAAATGGATATTTTACGCTGCAACATCAGACAGCGAAGAGCAATTGAAAGAGCTTAAAACTGTGCACAGCTTCTGGGTCGAACAGACATCCATACCTGACAGTGAAGACATGCCCAGTCGCTTTGGACGCAAAGC GGATGGCAAATGTTATCATGGAAATGTCACTGCCACCTTCTTAGGAAACTCTTCCACAGACACGT ATTACTATAACTCTACCAGTTATGAGCATATTGGCAAGTATCTGGCCACTTGCCCCGACTGCATGCTTTGGACAGACCACTCGGTGTCAGAGATCGGCGGCAAAACCACAAAAAGCAGAGGCTTCAGGATCTTCA CAAAGACTGGGACACTGGAGGCCTCTCATCTCGAAGTCATCAAGAAACAGGCTGAGTGCCTCAACTTCACACTAGATTTATACTTTGCAAACACTACAG ATCTGTGTCCGTATGAAAGTGAAGCTGTAACAGATGCAAGACGGGACGAACAAtag